One Meiothermus sp. CFH 77666 genomic window carries:
- a CDS encoding nitrilase, which yields MRVQLIAVQTELQTAPYTSALAFKQYVLELCRAATEGLPQDEPRILAFPELFALPLVFWLETSRAVQGARTSLQAALQLLREHWPALLQLGVWSPAALYHLRAPLVWPVYEQAFREAAQAVGGYVVAGSIFSPQMDWEPTQRLHARGKGVYNLSLMVSPQGAVLGRIPKVHLTADERRAFLTSGQMGRQTLHTRLGTLANLICLDAFHEDLIEQADAAGAWLVVQPSANAARWEGPWSADPREVEGEVWLREGLARKLQNRENLHYGLNPMLNGRFYDLSFEGRSGIYQPGAPLALAESATGNAFVRAVVEIPRLPGKSD from the coding sequence ATGCGGGTGCAACTGATCGCCGTCCAAACCGAGCTGCAAACCGCGCCCTATACCAGCGCCCTGGCCTTCAAGCAGTATGTACTCGAGCTCTGCCGGGCCGCCACGGAGGGCCTGCCCCAGGACGAACCCCGCATTCTGGCTTTCCCTGAACTGTTTGCCCTGCCCCTGGTGTTCTGGCTGGAGACCTCGAGGGCGGTGCAGGGGGCCCGAACCAGCCTGCAGGCTGCCTTGCAGTTACTCCGCGAACACTGGCCTGCCCTCCTGCAGCTGGGGGTCTGGAGCCCCGCCGCGCTCTACCATCTACGAGCCCCATTGGTCTGGCCGGTGTACGAACAGGCCTTTCGGGAAGCCGCTCAGGCAGTCGGTGGTTACGTTGTGGCCGGCAGTATTTTTAGTCCGCAAATGGACTGGGAGCCGACGCAGCGCCTCCACGCCAGGGGCAAAGGCGTGTACAACCTCTCGCTCATGGTTTCGCCCCAGGGCGCCGTGCTGGGGCGCATCCCCAAGGTTCATCTGACCGCCGATGAACGCCGCGCGTTTTTGACGAGCGGCCAGATGGGCAGGCAGACCCTCCACACCCGCCTGGGCACTCTGGCCAACCTGATCTGCCTGGATGCTTTTCACGAAGACCTGATCGAGCAGGCCGACGCCGCCGGGGCCTGGCTGGTGGTACAGCCCTCGGCCAACGCTGCCCGCTGGGAGGGGCCCTGGAGTGCAGACCCCCGCGAAGTAGAGGGCGAGGTCTGGCTGCGCGAAGGGCTTGCCAGGAAGCTGCAAAACCGCGAAAACCTGCACTACGGGCTCAACCCCATGCTGAATGGGCGCTTCTACGACCTCTCTTTCGAGGGCAGGAGCGGCATTTACCAGCCAGGCGCGCCCCTGGCTCTGGCCGAGAGCGCCACCGGCAACGCCTTCGTGCGAGCGGTAGTGGAGATACCCCGTTTGCCGGGCAAGTCCGACTGA